In the genome of Enterococcus sp. DIV2402, the window CTTCAAACGTGTAAATTGGAATTAATCCGGCATCTTCTACATTTCCAATGCGGTTGTTAACTGCTAGAATTTTTTTGTTATCAACAATTGGATAGATACGCGCATCGTCAGCGATAGCTTGTTGTAATTCATTATATAATTCTTTGCGTTTCGCTTCATCCAATTCAACTGCAGCTTTGTTAAATAATTCGTCTGTTGCTTTATTTTCTGTTTGGAAGTAATTGGCACTACCCTCTGTTTCAAATAATGCACCATATAAATCAGGATCATTTCCCATAATATAACCACCCAAGAATAGGTTATATTTAGTTGAGCCATCTTTATCCAATTCAGCAAAAATTGCTGTTCCATCGCCACCCTCTAATGTTACGGTAATACCAGCTTTTTGCAACTGTTGTTGAATTAAAGTTGCTTGAATCGTTTGTGCTGGATCACTTGAAGAAAAGGCTAAGTTTAATTTCAAGTCGCTTACATTAGCTTCTTTTAATAGTTCTTTTGATTTTTCAATGTTCGTGTCGTATTTTTCAACGTCCTCTGTCGCAAATGGATTATTTGGTGGTAAGAATGAGTAAGGTTGTTCATAATATTCTTTTTCTAAATACGCCGCTTGATTTAACTCATCTTTGTTTAACGCAAACAATACAGCTTGACGTACTTTAACATCTTGTAATGCTTCAGATTTTGTATTTAATCCTAGATAACCTACACGATTTTCACTGTAAGGGTACGTAGTGATGGTTTTTTCATCTAAATCAGCCACATCTGATGGTAAAACAAAGGCTGCATCAACTTCACCTTTTTGCAGTGCTACTTTTGTTGTATCGGCACTTTCAATAATGCGTAAAGTTAAGTTTTTAATTGATGGTTCGCCACCAAAATAATGTTCATTCGCTTCAAATGTTAAATACTCGCCACGTTTATACTCAACTAACTTGTATGGTCCTGTTCCAACTGGATTTTCTGGTAATTCATTCACCGAAAAATCTTCTACGCCTTCAAAAATATGTTTTGGAATGATAAACGTTTCAGTCGCAATGTTGTTAACTGCCGCTGCACTGGCTTGTGGCAATACAAATTTCACTGTATAGTCATCGACTTTTTCAAATTTGATCGGTTGATCGCCAACCCATAGTTGATCGGCATTTCCATTTTCTTTTTTGGCTTTTTGTTCATACGTAAACACTACATCATCAGCTGTAAAAGGTTCGCCATCTGACCATTTCACATCTTTTTTCAAATGAACAGTTACAGATAAACCATCTTCTGCTGGTTCAACTGATTCTGCTAAAGCATTTTTTGTCGTTCCATCCCCTTCAACAATCACTAATGGTGAATAAATGATATTAGTTACTGTTAAGCCCCAACGGTCACTTGTGTTAATTGGGTTGGTAGAAGAAGGATCTCCACTGATTGCATACGTAAATGTCGCATCGTCTGCTGTGGTACTTGAACTATTTGCTGTTTCATTCGTGTTTCCTCCTGATGAACAAGCCGCTAAAGCCAATCCTAAAGCAAAGATGCCGACGCTAAAAAGCCCCTTTTTCCATTTTTTCATGTATTATTCCTCCCTGAATACATCACTTACTGATAGTATTTGTTCCCAAAGAATAGTCGGTTCATTTTAAAAAGTCAACGCACTTGTGATAGCTTTTTTCTATCACTATATATTAATTATTAAAAAAATTAGCGAAAAAAAAGCGTATAGATGAACGTATCTATACGCTTTTGCTGAAACAGTAACCTTTCACGTAAGTAAGCCTTTTACATCTTAGTATAAAGGAATTGAATCACCTGATAATCGTAGCTGTTTCTATTTTTTTACCAAACTGGAACACTTGATTTTTTCGTTGTTTCTTCGATGATTTTTTTCACTTCATCTGTTTGATAGTATTTTACTACTGTTTGATAAATCTCTTTGTCTTTTTCTTCTTCACGAGCTGCAATAACATTGTAGTATGGTTTAGAAGAATCAGCAATTGGTTCTAAGAAAATTGCATCCTCAGTTGGAATATGACCTGCATCAACAGCGACATTGTTGTTTACACATGCAATATCTACATCGTCTAATACACGAATCGTTTGATTAGCATCCAATAAATCAAATTTCAAATCTTTTGGATTAGCAATGATATCGTTAACTGTTGGCATAAACCCTTTCTCTGGGTCTAATTCAATTAAACCCGCAGTTTGTAATAATAACAATGCG includes:
- a CDS encoding ABC transporter substrate-binding protein, giving the protein MKKWKKGLFSVGIFALGLALAACSSGGNTNETANSSSTTADDATFTYAISGDPSSTNPINTSDRWGLTVTNIIYSPLVIVEGDGTTKNALAESVEPAEDGLSVTVHLKKDVKWSDGEPFTADDVVFTYEQKAKKENGNADQLWVGDQPIKFEKVDDYTVKFVLPQASAAAVNNIATETFIIPKHIFEGVEDFSVNELPENPVGTGPYKLVEYKRGEYLTFEANEHYFGGEPSIKNLTLRIIESADTTKVALQKGEVDAAFVLPSDVADLDEKTITTYPYSENRVGYLGLNTKSEALQDVKVRQAVLFALNKDELNQAAYLEKEYYEQPYSFLPPNNPFATEDVEKYDTNIEKSKELLKEANVSDLKLNLAFSSSDPAQTIQATLIQQQLQKAGITVTLEGGDGTAIFAELDKDGSTKYNLFLGGYIMGNDPDLYGALFETEGSANYFQTENKATDELFNKAAVELDEAKRKELYNELQQAIADDARIYPIVDNKKILAVNNRIGNVEDAGLIPIYTFEDVSKLTIK